caacaacaacaggtagCGTGGCTAGCCTCGGCTAACTAACGTGAGCTAACGGGGGAGCTAACGCGGCTAGCACGGCCGAGCTAACGTGAATAAACTCAAACACACCGAGAGAGGCTGTGCAAGTTTTCTAAAGtatactttaaaaaagaaaagaaagaagaagaagggggcaGGCTTTAACGAGAAGGACGCCGGAGGAGAAGCGCGGCTCACCGGCAGTTAAACTTCCCGGAGGCTCCTCGACGGTCCGGGTGGAAGATTTGTAAAATCCGCTTTAGAAGAAGTTCATCTGTCACATGGAGGCCTCGCTGTACGCACCGCGTACTGATAACTTAAAAACACTGAGTGCAACTATTTACAAAGagtcctcttctcttttcttttcgtttcttttctttcttttcttttctttctatctttctttttcgGCCCTTTGGATAATTCCGCTATGGCGAAGGGGGAAGCGGAACTACCGACCCAGCCCTTCACAGCCCGAGTCAGTGATGTTTCAgatgaatggtgtgtgtgtgtgtgtgcgtgtgtgtgtgtgtgtgcacagcacagcactgcaaacacacacatcttaattattatttaactgCACATGTTAATAAGTTTGAGGTTTAAATATGCCGAAAAGTATTCTAGGTAATGTAGTTTAACACTTTGCTGAACAGATTTACTTTAATTCATAGATTCATTCTTTGGTCTGTGGCTGTAACAGTTTGAACTTCAAACTTAATCTAAGActtctatatttatttgtttattatatattttgttgctgGCTATTGAACCCATCTCTCTTAATGCCTGGTCAGAACTAAAACatggtaaatagactgtacttGTAGGGCCTTTCTAGTTTTTATagtctagatagatagatagatagatagatagatagatagatagatagatagatagatagatagatagatagatagatgagagACGACAACacctaaaacaataaaatacacatataaGCCATGTCATCATCAGACATCAGAACAGTTTCTGTGATGAACACACAGatcttaattattatttaactgCACATGTTAATAAGTTTGAGGTTTAAATATGCCGAAAAGTATTCTAGGTAATGTAGTTTAACACTTTGCTGAGCAgttgagatttattttaattcatagATTAATTCTTTGGTCTGTGGCTGTAACagtttgaactttaaacttAATCTAAGActtctatatttatttgtttattatatattttgttgctgGCTATTGAACCCATCTCTCTTAATGCCTGGTCAGAACTaaaaaaatggtaaatggactgtacttataggGCCTTTCTAGTTTTTCTagtctagatagatagatagatagatagatagatagatagatagatagatagatagatagatagatagatagatagatagatagatagataatatgtaatatgtaatatatcCTGCCTATATACAGAATATGTCGTATTGTAGctctatttattatttctattcaagattatttctatttttacttttttacataGTTTTCTATCAAGTACTGATCTTCAGGATCACAGGTTAAATTTATATCCAGATCTGTCCATCTATCTATAAtcaacaataacatttttatattgaatAAGGATTGgttatagacagacagacagatagatagatagatagatagacagacagacagacagacagacagacagatagatagatagatagatagatagatagatagatagatagatagatagatagatagatagatagatagatagatagatagatagatagatagatagacaaaaGTGTTTATAGAAATACGAAAGAGCTAGAAATAGAGATAATAACAATTTGAATTAGATTGTTTGTTCGGAGGTTGTGCAAATTGAGTCATGACTTGTGGtgtgaaatgttcagaaaacaGAGCTACTGAGTGTGAAACTGTCTCTGCTATAACTGAGAGGCGTGAGTCTGTCTGTGGGTCTGAAAAATAATGCCACCTAACATGAACCACACACTTGATTGATTTGTCGTCAACCATTACATGTGGTATAAATTTTATTCAACACCCAACATCCAGTTCTTCTTTTAACTTCCTCTTTAGAcagctttaagaaaaaaaaacacacatcctaTTCCATATGATACTGATaataagttatttatgtcattatgtcacAATGATAAAGTTGTTCTCCTGAGATAACGACATAATATGAGCTattgagaaaataaaaggaaagcCTAGTAGTAAGTTTTGACTGACAGACTGTGGTGTTACTGTTCTGCAGCTGACCatgaacacataaaaaacatccacaaacttaaaataaagattttaattGTACACATTTTATACACCGTTGATCTACATCAATATACATATTACGCTCAATCTATGTACTCTGCGATGTTCAGCTGCATTATACAGATTTTATAAAAGAAGTACAACTAGGCTGAATATCagagaggttgtttttttgtaaccaGCCCTGTCTGTGATGCTGTGTTCATCTGTACGGTAGCTTTACAAGCCTGAAATCTTAATATCCAATCTGACATTTTTgtgtcataaaacaaaaaagccaaacGTCATTATCAACACAACATGGAGAATTTCCCAGATGTttgcaatttattatttgtagtCGTGATAAAAGACGTCCTAAGAAGATGATTAATGACCAAACATTCTTTAGTTAAGTGTTTCAAACTGAGTGAGGTGTCATCTTCCTGTATGCTTTGGCCAGTGTTCCACCAAGAACTGCGTTATTACGAACTCATGAGCTGCTCAAAACAAGATATGTTGACCATCACTGTTTAAACGAGTCGATGTTTCCACAAGTATTTGGACAGCGCCACGCAGGAGATCATCGTGACGAGAAGAGTTCCACCGCATACAGGCGTCACCAAAGACCCGTCACCGACTGGAAACTGCAAACCCACGGCGCCTTGCTCCTACACGAAgacatgttatttatttatatagatgtttattttgagtgataaaagaaaaaggaataTTCAACCAGTATCATGAAAAGACATTTAGAGAACCAACCTGCTGATGTTGGAGTTTAACCCACGAACACGCGCTTGAATTGTCGGCAGTACAGGGAGCGTCCACCACAGCGTGAGGCTCAAAGATGCTGAGCTGCGTACCTAGATGGAAGGAAGAGATTTAGATTTAACTGATCTCTTAGATCAGTTAAATCTAAAATTGTTTGGTTGTTTCTGAGAAGAGACTATTGAATGAAGATGATACACTTACATTTTTCAGtccgcagcagcagctctggagcTTCTATGTCGACAGATGTAAATGTTTTCCCATCATAAGAAGGCTTGTGGTAGCGACCGTGTACGGGAATTGTCACTTTTAACAGTCTTGGAGTCGGTCCATCGACGGTGGGATACACATAGGTGACAAATCCTGAAGTCTTGTGAGCAGGCAGCTCTAGGTCTATGGCTGAATCTAGTAAGATCTTACAGAGGTGGATACacaaatgattaaattaatacATACACAGTGAAGGTGAATGTggtttataatatttatttttggcagAGTCAGTCTTCTTACCTGCCAATCACTTTCAACACTCAGGGATGCGAGTTGGTATGGGTCGAGATAAACACCTCTGGGCCATCTGTGAACCAGCAGAACTCTGACCCCACTGAGCACATCAGGGCTGAGCTCCACAGTGGTTACCGCCTCCCTAAAACACATCAGACATGACTCATTCATTCCTCTCAGAGTGAGCCTGGAAGACGGTCATCGTTCAGTGTCAGTACCTGTGAAATCCCTTCTTGTTGATCTCCACTGAAACTCGTGAGGACTCGAGCAACCGCTTCAGAAGACCACAATGGTTCTCATCTACAAGAATATGTAGGTTGTATTAACCAAGACCACAAGACAGAGCAGACTTTGCATTATAtctgtaataatacatttatggCTGATTAGTAGTGTAGTGTAAGAGAGTCTTAAGTGGTTGGAAAGACCACTAATGAAGACTAGAATATCCTCACATCCACACCTGCCGTCACTCTTTATAATGACTCGtcttctgtgacagctgataTTTGGATATGAACATTAAGACGTAACTTGCACTGATGCATCTATACAAATCAATCAAGTGTGTAATTCATGTTAGGTGGCATTATTTTTCAGACCCACAGACAGACTCACGCCTCTCAGTTATAGCAGAGACAGTTTCACACTCAGttttctgaacatttcacaCCACAAGTCATGATTCAATTTGCACAACCTCTGAACAAACAATCTGATTTAATTGTATATTGTTATTATCTctatttctatctatctatctatctatctatctatctatctatctatctatctatctatctatctataaccAGTCCTTattcaatataaaaatgttattgttgaTTATAGATAGATGGACAGATCTAGATGTAAATTAAACCTGTGATCCTGAATATCATTACTTAATTATATACAGTAAAATTAGGTTGTAGACAATGAATCGAGGTCACAACATGCtgagataaataaagattatGCAGTAGGTTATAATACAGCATGAGTAGATTgtttgatgatatttacattttaaaagagcaaaaaacTAAAAGTGACCAGTGAGAATAATCATTTATAGTTTACAGATTATTGTACGGGTAATGTTCCTGACATTATGTGTCTGTATCTAtctaagtacagtccatttaccattttttaGTTCTGACGAGGCATTAAAAGAGATGGGTTCAATAGCCagcaacaaaatataaaaatataaattaaatatagaaGTCTTAGATTaagtttaaagttcaaacaGCACAGCTACAGACCAAAGAATGAATAATGAGTTTTTGTTATAGGCTCATTTATTTCCCACGCTATAGGACTGAACTTAACCCTTCATGTCACTTCTCTCTGTATGCATAATAACGCATAATAACACGTAATAACACAAGAGGCTGTTttctaccaaaataaaagctctgctGACACGCGGAGCTGTTCAGTGCTAGTTAACAGGTTTAACAACATATCTTACCATTTCCGGTGAAACAATGACACGTCGATAAACAAgccaacacagaaaacagaacaaaatacatgaaaatggTAATATCAGCTACAACAAGCTGTTTCACAGCCTGTTTGTTCAATTTATCGAACTACAAACAAACACCCGGCGCTGTTTCAAATGTTTACGGAAGAGCATCTTTGAAGGAcccttttgtagtttttaattgAAGGTAAGCTGTAATGGTGCCTGACTAGAAATAAAATAAGGCACTGTGGGGAAAAGTTAAAGGAATcgatgtatatataaaaaaataacgCGCAGACAAATATTGAAATACATATTACAATATTATCGATAATCGCCATGTTTTTagggtttttaaaatatttacgGTAAATATAAGCAGGCTTCGACGAGGACAGAGTGTAACACAAACTGACGCCTAACCGTTTGTAGTCCGTTGGTCTGATCTCTGAACAAACTGTGTGAATTATTATAGTTATGTACAGTTATAGATCattattatactttattatgttttagTATCATACCGCTGAACTCTCGGTGCAGGAGGTTGAAGATGAGTTTCGAAGCGAAGCGGTGCGGAGTGCAGTTCAGTCCTCCGTCTGTAGTTTTAATCTACGAACACAAAGAGACCAAAGCGGTGCGAAAGAGAGTCATACCTGTGCGAAACTTCTCCAAATACTCAGGTGAGACGAGACAGATATTTACCTACACGACTTAATTTACTCAATTACTATTTGACAGTTGGTTTGTGGTGACTGGAGGTGGAGAACTGCATGTTTTATAGATGGATAGGTCACTGTCACTGGctctgatgatgctgctgcagagaagatTGC
Above is a window of Larimichthys crocea isolate SSNF chromosome XVII, L_crocea_2.0, whole genome shotgun sequence DNA encoding:
- the pigx gene encoding phosphatidylinositol-glycan biosynthesis class X protein; the encoded protein is MYFVLFSVLACLSTCHCFTGNDENHCGLLKRLLESSRVSVEINKKGFHREAVTTVELSPDVLSGVRVLLVHRWPRGVYLDPYQLASLSVESDWQILLDSAIDLELPAHKTSGFVTYVYPTVDGPTPRLLKVTIPVHGRYHKPSYDGKTFTSVDIEAPELLLRTEKCTQLSIFEPHAVVDAPCTADNSSACSWVKLQHQQEQGAVGLQFPVGDGSLVTPVCGGTLLVTMISCVALSKYLWKHRLV